The Pedobacter roseus genome contains a region encoding:
- a CDS encoding LytR/AlgR family response regulator transcription factor, whose translation MRILIIEDEARIARRIERMTNDFFEGNATISIIDSLKKGIEFLEKEKINILLLDLNLNGRDGFEVLSTMTSRSFQTIVVSANTENALRAFELGVLDFVPKPFDRERLFLALNRAVTLKKESNNSIRYLSVRKTGSIKLIDLDLMGYIQGAGIYSEIHLLDGTKELHDKGLDALEKILPSGFERIHKSYIINIVQADRILVSSGSRYNLQLKNGEVLPIGRSRYKDFKQQFEKHFE comes from the coding sequence ATGAGGATACTGATTATTGAAGATGAGGCGCGGATTGCGCGAAGAATTGAACGCATGACCAACGATTTTTTCGAAGGAAATGCCACGATCAGCATTATTGATTCGTTAAAAAAGGGAATAGAATTTTTAGAAAAGGAAAAGATAAACATTTTATTGTTAGACTTAAACCTTAACGGACGCGATGGTTTTGAGGTACTTAGCACCATGACATCGAGATCTTTTCAAACCATTGTGGTATCGGCTAATACCGAAAATGCACTCCGGGCATTTGAGCTTGGTGTATTGGATTTTGTACCAAAACCTTTTGACCGTGAACGGCTTTTTCTTGCCCTCAACCGGGCAGTTACTCTAAAAAAAGAAAGCAACAATTCGATCCGCTATTTATCGGTGAGAAAAACCGGAAGTATAAAACTGATTGATCTTGATCTGATGGGCTATATTCAAGGCGCAGGGATATATAGTGAAATCCACCTTTTAGATGGTACAAAGGAGTTACATGATAAAGGTTTGGATGCATTGGAAAAAATCCTGCCATCGGGTTTTGAACGTATTCATAAATCTTATATCATTAATATTGTACAGGCCGATCGGATCCTGGTTTCATCGGGCAGCCGCTACAATTTACAGCTCAAAAACGGAGAGGTATTACCAATCGGGAGATCGCGATATAAGGATTTTAAACAACAATTTGAAAAGCATTTTGAGTAA
- a CDS encoding phosphatase PAP2 family protein, with protein sequence MQQEVLLKNSFYNLRNVYFTTAISIGYLLLSALLVGFKTDQLVLIFIFNSLFYISAGTRRFILGFSIFIVYWILFDYMKAFPNYLFNKVHIKDLYELEKSIFGINYNGIKLTPNEYWKLNSVAFLDILTGLFYLMWVPVPLAFATYLFFKNKEQFVRFSLTFVWVNLLGFVVYYAFPAAPPWYVQQHGFEFIAKTPGDTAGLARFDHYFNITLFQGIYSKGSNVFAAMPSLHSSYPVIVAYYGLKNRLGKINFFFLIVMIGIWFSAIYTSHHYTLDVLAGISCATIGIISFNYLVKNTRLKNFIWYFVKRI encoded by the coding sequence ATGCAGCAAGAAGTTTTGCTTAAAAACAGTTTTTATAACCTTCGTAATGTGTACTTCACCACTGCCATTTCGATCGGATACCTTTTGCTGTCGGCATTGTTAGTGGGTTTCAAAACCGATCAGCTTGTGCTGATTTTTATTTTTAACAGCCTGTTTTATATCTCGGCCGGAACAAGGCGTTTTATTCTGGGTTTTTCGATTTTCATTGTGTATTGGATCTTGTTCGATTACATGAAGGCTTTTCCAAACTACCTCTTTAATAAGGTTCATATCAAAGATTTATATGAACTGGAGAAAAGCATCTTCGGCATCAATTATAATGGAATAAAACTTACCCCAAACGAATATTGGAAACTGAATAGCGTCGCATTTTTAGATATATTGACCGGCCTTTTCTACCTGATGTGGGTGCCTGTTCCATTGGCTTTTGCTACGTATCTGTTCTTTAAAAACAAAGAACAATTTGTTCGCTTTTCACTCACTTTTGTTTGGGTAAACCTGTTGGGTTTTGTGGTTTATTATGCTTTCCCGGCAGCACCGCCCTGGTATGTGCAACAACATGGATTTGAATTTATAGCCAAAACTCCTGGCGATACTGCGGGGTTGGCCCGGTTCGATCATTATTTTAACATCACACTTTTTCAGGGAATATACAGCAAAGGTTCTAATGTGTTTGCAGCCATGCCATCACTTCATTCTTCCTATCCGGTAATTGTTGCCTATTATGGTTTGAAAAACAGATTAGGGAAGATCAATTTTTTCTTCCTGATCGTAATGATCGGAATCTGGTTTTCAGCCATTTATACCAGTCACCATTATACCCTTGATGTTTTGGCAGGGATAAGCTGCGCCACGATTGGTATCATCAGCTTCAATTACCTGGTTAAGAATACCAGACTGAAAAATTTTATCTGGTATTTTGTTAAAAGGATATAA
- a CDS encoding sterol desaturase family protein: MKKNFVSNSTASIRMFKNDFLESLSKVRFYVPLIVYVPVIGFLFWKALAEIQMPVLNFAGWFLLGLAIWTITEYILHRYVFHFEPDVEWGKKIHFIFHGVHHDYPNDAKRLVMPPSASIPMALGFYFLFDWILPATTVYPFFSGFMIGYLFYDMVHYALHHANFKSGFWKKLKHHHMLHHYSDSTKGYGVSWTFWDHIFRSNFDKK; this comes from the coding sequence ATGAAAAAGAATTTTGTTTCAAATTCTACCGCATCCATCAGGATGTTCAAAAACGACTTTTTAGAAAGTTTATCTAAAGTGAGGTTTTATGTGCCGTTAATTGTTTACGTGCCTGTTATTGGTTTTCTGTTTTGGAAAGCATTAGCAGAAATACAAATGCCGGTTTTAAACTTTGCAGGCTGGTTTCTACTCGGCCTGGCCATCTGGACCATTACAGAATATATCCTGCACCGCTATGTTTTTCATTTCGAACCAGATGTAGAGTGGGGAAAGAAGATCCACTTTATTTTTCATGGTGTACATCATGATTACCCCAATGATGCTAAAAGGTTGGTGATGCCACCTTCAGCCAGTATCCCAATGGCCTTAGGCTTTTATTTCCTCTTCGATTGGATATTGCCTGCAACCACCGTTTATCCGTTTTTCTCCGGATTTATGATCGGTTACCTCTTTTACGATATGGTACATTATGCGCTTCATCATGCCAATTTTAAAAGCGGTTTCTGGAAAAAGTTAAAACATCACCACATGCTTCACCATTATTCAGATTCGACCAAAGGCTATGGGGTAAGCTGGACTTTCTGGGATCACATTTTCAGGTCGAATTTTGATAAAAAATAA